The sequence TTTTCTGAAGAGATGCTTGCTGAGTTTGCAAATTTTTTCAAGTTTTTACTGATTTTCATGGTTATCTCCCTTCTCCTCCAGGCGTTGAGTGAGTATGCCATGATAAAAGGGGCTTTAATGGCAGAGGAAGGAAGAGAATACTCCCTCGTTGACCTAATATACGAGGGAATAATGCACGTCTTTCAGGTGTTTTTGACGATTTTGATCGTTGGAATTATAAGCTTCGCAGTACTCTCAATCCCCCTCTTCGTCTTCGGAGTTTTGCTCTTCATCTCTGGAGGAAATCCGGCATTAGTCTTTCTCCTATTCTTAGTTGAAATCCCACTCGTTTTATTTGTGATAGGGGCAAGCTCGATGGCAGTGCCTATCTATGTTATGAGCAATTCCATCAGTGCCTCCTTAGCCTGTTTTTCACTGGCGTTTAGAAATAAACTCTCTTCCGTAACTTTTGGAGCGTTGCTTGCTGTATCGATCTTTTTCCTTTTAGCGGTTCCAGCATCTTTCATTGGTGTGCTGTTTTTTGGGAGAACCGACTTTATGGCGAATTTAATAGCCAACCTTTTACAAGCTCCATTCCAGGCGATAATTCAAGCTTTAGTAGCCATTGGGGGTTTGATGCTCTATCTTGAGCTTTCGGAGAAGGAAAAAGAAGAAAAACTATTGGAGTTTGAATTTTAGCCTTTCATTTCTTTTGCCGCTTTTACCAATCCTCTAAACACAGGTGCAGGTTTCATAGGTCTTGACTTAAACTCTGGATGGAACTGAGTCGCTATGAAATAGCGCTTATCCGGCAACTCAAGGATCTCCATCCTCCTTTCATCGTCTCCAGCTATGCCGCTGAAGACAAGACCAGCCTTTTCGAGCCGTTCGATGTACTCAGGGCTTACCTCCCAGCGGTGCCTGTGGCGTTCGTATATAAGCTCCCTACCGTAGAGCCTGTGGGCAAGAGTACCCTCTTTTATCTTGATTGGATATGCCCCAAGCCTCATCGTGCCGCCGAGCTTGTCAAGCCCCCTCTGCTCCGGCATGAGGTCAACAACTGGATACGGCGTTTGCGGATTTATCTCGGTTGAATTTGCTCCTTCAAGACCGAGAACGTGTCTTGCAAACTCCACAACGGTTAGCTGGAATCCAAAGCAGATGCCAAGGAAGGGGATATCATTTTCTCTCGCATACTGGATGGCCATAATCTTGCCCTCGCTTCCCCTTGCACCAAATCCGCCGGGCACTATTATACCGTGAACCCCTTCAAGGAGCTTGAAGCCCTCTTTTTCTAAGTCCTCTGCCTCAATCCACCTTATCTTTACCTTAACATCATTGGCAACACTTGAATGCTTCAATGCTTCTTTTATGCTGAGATATGAGTCGGCAAGCTTAACGTACTTCCCTACAATCGCTATCTCCACCTCATCTTTCAATCCCTTGTATTTCCTGACCATTTCTTCCCATGCCCTTAACTCTGGCTCCCTCTCTTCTAGTCCAAGCCTTTTGGTCAAGTATTTGCCAAGCCCTTCCCTCTCAAGGAGGAGAGGAACTTCGTAGGTGTCTTCAACGTCATAGGCACTTATTACCGCCTCTTCTGGCACGTTTGTGAAGAGACTTATCTTCTTTCTAGCCCCCTCTTCCAGCGGATCCTCGCTTCTAGCTATTATTGCATCAGGCTGAATTCCAAGGGAGCGGAGCTCTTTAACGCTGTGTTGTGTAGGCTTTGTTTTTTGCTCTCCAACAACTTTAAGCTTTGGAACGTAGGTTACATGAACAAAAGCAACGTTTTCTCTCCCTTCTTCAAGCTGCATCTGACGGGCTGCCTCAAGGAAGGGCATGCTCTCTATGTCTCCAACTGTACCTCCTATTTCAACGACGACAACATCATACTCCTCGGCTATTCTCCTTATGCGTTCCTTAATCTCGTTGGTAATGTGGGGTATAACCTGCACGGTTGCGCCTAAATAGTCTCCTCTTCTCTCTTTTTCTATAACCGTGGAGTATACCTTTCCAGTTGTAATGTTGTGGTCAAATGTTAGGTTTGTGTCCAAAAAGCGCTCGTAGTTTCCAAGGTCGAGGTCAACCTCTCCTCCATCGTCGAGCACGAAGACCTCTCCATGTTGGTATGGACTCATTGTTCCGGCATCGTAGTTGATGTATGGGTCAATTTTGATGTTTGTAGTTCTGAATCCTCTAGATTTCATGAGCATGCCCAGTGAAGCGCTCGTTATTCCCTTTCCAAGTCCACTCACAACCCCACCGGTTACAAAGATGAACTTTGCCATGTCAAAACCTCCAAAAGTTATGTTGTCCTTTGCAGCAAGGAAGCTTAAAAGCTTTGTTTAGAAAAAGCTTTAAAAACCTTATGTTTTGTTTAGCGTAAACGATAAGAACAATTGTAACGTTATTACTAATAGGTGATGCAATATGGAACACTATGAAAAATGGATCGAAACATATTTTACGTCGGAGCACACCCAGAAAACATACCTATCTGCACTAAGGCAATTCCACGACAAATTTGGTTACATGACTACTCCAGATGAACTTCTGGATGCTATAACAACATGGATTCGTGACCTTAGAACCGAGGGCTATACACCAAAAACCATCAACAACTACGTAACTGCAGTGCTGTCTTATTATCGGGATCAGGGAATTGTTATTCCTGAGGAAACATGGAGACGAATTAGAAGGAGAATTCTACCACCAAGCAAACCCTCAACCTTTGATAAAGCAGGAAGTCACGATGAGTGGAAACGTATACTAACCCATATGAGTTTAGCTGGGAGAAGCCTGTTTCTGTTCCTTCTAAGCACTGGTTGCCGTATCGGAGAAGCCTTACAGTTGAAAATCTCGGATTTAGACCTTGAAAAAGACCCACCCCGTGCCTACATCCGACCCGAGTACACGAAGGGAGGTTACGGTGGACGTGTAGTCTTTTTCACATACGAGGCAAGGGATGCTATAGAAGAATGGCTGAAGCTAAGACTAATACTCAACAAGCGTGCTCCAAAACGTTATTACATTCCAAAGCACGGTAGATATGCATACTACACAGAAAAAGACGACAACAGAGTCTGGCCAATCTCAGTTTCTACAGCTCAAGCTATCCTCTGGGAAGCTCTCAAGCGTGCTGGACTCGACGAAAGGGATCCAAGGACAGGCAGGAGACTCATTCACATCCATAGCACTCGTAAGTTTTTCAGGTCTAACTGCGGACTTCCCGACGCTCTAACCCATGCTTTGATGGGGCACGAGGGATACTTAGATAGGAGCTACCTACGTCAAAATGTTGAAAGGGCTGGAGAAGAATACAAACAAATAGCAATCCCCAGACTCACCATCTTTGAGAAAACAACTGCTGACAAGATGGAAATTCTGAAATTGATAGCCAAAGCACTCGGTGTAAACGAAGAAAGGTTGGACACAGTCCTTGAAGAGCACAGAGGTCAGGGGTTCTACGACATTGCCACCGCAATAGGCAACCTAATCAAAGAAGAAATCAGTAAATCTGCCAAAAAGAAGGAATACGCCATTGTGGATGAAGATGAACTCCAGTTCTACCTGCTCAACGGATGGGATCTTGCGAAAGTACTAAATGATGGACGCTTTTTGATGGTTCGTGCCTAGTTAGACTTAGGTTTCTCTTTGTTCTTTTTATATTTTCTTGACTTCCAAGAGTAATCAAGGAGTTTTGCAAATACCTCCAATGTTTCAAATAATCTATAAAGAAAACCAGGTAATTTCTGTCTTGGATATTCAACTAGGGGATGTCTTCCAGGTAATGGAATTATGAAAAAACTTCTCTCTTCACCAAGTCTTGTGCGATATGAAACCTCAATACTCTTTCCAAAAAAAATAAGTTTCATCTATAAAATCACTAAGAATACCACTTTCTTTTGGACTTAAACATTGAATGAGATATTCTTCGGGGAAACTTATATACTCTCTCCATTTTTCAGGAGGAATTGGCTTACCGTCTTCCCGTAATACTCTTACTATTCCAACATCATAAGCAGGATTTTGGCTCACATTCTCTATAATTAGCATGTTATCGTTTATTCTAACACTAAATGATGGTTCAAACTGATTAAGCAACAAAAGATTTTGTCTCTCATAAATTTCAGCCTGCCTCCAGATAACGAGCAATTGAGCATAAATTATAATAACCATTAGGAAATCTGAACCCCATCCGAGCTTAAGAAAGGCAAGTACTGGAAGCGCTAATAACAACATTACACGTATCAAAATCGAAAACATGAGTTTAACCAGAGCCCTTATCAACTTTACTTCCCCATACTTTGAGTCCTCTTTAGACCTAAATAGTTTTCGCAAGTTCACCTATGTATGACTCACTACAAAAGCAGGAGGGCACCCTCCTTCAGCTTGTCAAATTTTTTGACCTTGAGGATCCTGTAATGCCTGCCCGTTCTAAGATTGACACCGCTCCCAACTTCATCAAAAGCATCCAACTCTTTGAGGAAGCTGATGAACCATTCAATTTTCTCCTTCTTCTTCTCGACTTTCCTCAGGTCTTCCCTGAGTTCCTTCCATTTCCTGAATTCAAAGCCCTCGATGTGTCTAAACCAAAGCTCCAAATCCTCAGGTCTAATGCCTAACAAAAATACCCTTTTGAATATTTTTGGATTTTGGGACATTAGAACCGAGTAAAACAGAATTTCCCCGATATTCAGAGACTTAATTTTCGGACTGATTAATAAGTATAATCTACCCGAAATTTTAGTCTCCTTAAAACCGAGATATTTTCCTAAAGATTCCTTGAATTCCTTCTTTTCTACTTTAGACAAAAAGGGTATAATTGTTTTTAGTTTACTCGGTTCTACGACTCCAAAGATTCTGTCTGCTAAGTAACGTAGTTTTGGAATGTTAGAGTGGAAGATTACGAGTTTAGGACTTTCCTCACGATAAAACGGAATAGGTGAGATTCTAAGGATTGATTGTTCTAGTTCGTTAATCAGTGTTTCTGTAGCTAAGTCAGGGTTAGTTATTTCCTCAAAAGGCGTTGCGAAACCAAAGTGATACACCAGAACTACATCGTAGAATGGTAAATCCACCCCTCTGGAAATTGTGCTGTTTGCGTAGAATACAAGTGACCGACCTGTCATGTAGCATTCCTTTATATACTCGTAGGGCGTTAAGTTATCCACTAACTCAATATTGTGAATGCCTATTTCCCTGAACTTTTGAAGGACTTTCTCAGCTATCTCCTTAGTTCCAGCGAAGACAAGAAACGGAACGTTTTGAGAATCAAGCAGTTTTCCTACTTCGAAAATATCTGAGTGAACTACTATGAAGTTACGAGCATAACGGAAGTTTTGATCTTCAATTATGCCTACCTTAGTTCTGCCAAGAGCGTTAAAGAATGCTTCTGCTTTCCCACGGTCATTACCCCTGATTATAATATGCTTGAACCCATTCAGCCAATCTTTAAAGAGTAAAACCCTGTCGGCTACTAAGTAGATGATTTTCCCATTAGGTGGTTTTCTGTGGCGTTCAAGGTAATATCCCAAGTAGAACAAAGACGCAACAAAGAACCTGATAACGTCATACTCCTCTTCTTTCCAGCCTTTTCTTAGGAGCTCTTCTGCTGTTCTGATTTTTTCGTCTAACGCCCAGCTTGTGAATGGTGGTTCTGGAATGTCCTCCATTAGGCTTTCCAATGCATCGATAATAGGTTCACTGGAGCCATTCTGGACGGCTTCATTATAGTAGTCCCAGAAGTTGTTATTTTGTTTTAGTTCCGCAAGTTCGTTGAGCCAATCTAAGAATTCAGGATACTCTTTTTTGATTTTGTTGGGAATAAAATCCAAAAGTCCCAAAATTGGAATCTCGATGGAGAACTGAAATTTTGAAATTGTTATTTTAATTAGCTCTACGTCCTCTGGATAAAATGTGTCCAAAGTTCTATCTTCATCAATAATTAGCACATCATATTGGTCTGGTGAAAGATCCCTCCATGCTATTTGTGGAACAGTAAGGGTGATGCTGGAATTTTTAGCCCATTCCAAAAGTAGATAATAGGGATGCTTATTTTCCAACATGCCGAAGGCAATTGCGTCAGCTGGCGTTAAAATTTGACTGTATATAGGCATCTTTAGATAATATTGTCTAATTTCTTCAATTCTATTTTGCCCCATGATAAGAACTCCTTTGAAGTTTGGATCTAAGTCTAGTTTTTCCAAATTACGACAAGCTTGCTCAATATTTGCATATCGGTTATTAAGGTAGAGAACTTTGCCAAGATGGATTCCGAGTGCTAGGGACATAGTTGTTCCGCCTGAGCGTGGAGGTAGAGCAAGAATATAGTCAGTCATTTTCCCAATCCCTATTTAGAGTTTTTTCCTTTTTGTATATAACTTTTTCTCCCTTGTTCTTCGTCTTTTTATCACCTTCCACACTAGTGTGGGAGTTGTTGGATTGAATGAGATCATCAAGAATCTGAATCATTTCGTCAACTATCTCCCTGAGGAACTTAAAGTTGGCCTGCAGGTAACCCTTAAGTTCTCCTATCTCGAAAGCAAGGTCGCGTAAGTTTGAAGTTACCTCGTTGTCTGACATTCTAACCACCTTATTTCCCTGTATCGATTTTTATACCTAATTTCTCGAGTTCTGAGAGTGGAATCCTCCACTCCTTCCCAAGCTTTATGGCTTTGAGCCGTTTGTTCCTGCACCATGCTTGAACCGTTCCAATTTTTACCCCATACATTTCCGCGAATTCCTTAGTTGTGATAAATTTCCTAGCCATATCCACCACCCGTTATAACTTTACACATTGTCACTGTCATTTAAAATTACGTAACAAAGAGTCAAATATTTTTTGTTAGTAGTACCAACTTAGGATACTCTATTCTTATGGTTTTGTACTAATATATAGCTACATTAACTAACAAAAAGAGACATAAAGACATCTAAAGCAATCCAAAGATTATTCTCACAGATAGAGCAAGGGTACTAGAAAGTCTTTATACTTTTTTGCTATGTAAGAGCTAAGCATCAAGGAAGGGAGAGGTATTTGTGTTGTTATCTATTTGAGAGTATCGTCTGCTCTATGCAAAACGTTTTTTACCGATCTCAAAAAAAGTCCTAAGATATGTAAGACTTCTGACGACACTGTTCTCTTCTATAAACTTTTTTTCAGAACTTCTTTTTTTCTTTAGTAAAAAAGTGAACTTTTTTTAGTGTGGTATTAAAAAATAAAAGAAGTTCTAAGAGTCATAGGAACAGGGGAAATTCTGCAATCTCGTCTTTCTGCCGAGAAACTTCTTTATAAAAAAGTCTAAGTGAGTTTTGATAATAATCTAAACTACAATTAGTGCCTTACATCCATTTATATTTCTTTTGACGAATTTTTCCTTCTTCAATCATCTTTTTTCCTTTGAAACTTGTTCTATTCCTCTAATCCTCTAGTTATAATAAAACCAGAACTGGAAGTCATTCCTTATGTTTGGTTTTTCTTAAACCTTCTTCCACACTTTCATAGAATATAGCCCAATAGTCTTTTGCTCCGCATACTCTAAAGCGAGATAAAGGTGCAACACTGACCTCCTTTTCTTCATACGCTTTTCCTATGTAACACCTACAATCTCGAAGATAACAGCCTACTGGGTTTTCACTATTAAAAGTTTCAGCTTTGGTTTGTCAACTTATCAGTTCCAGAAGCTGAAAACCTAAGAACATTCCCTATTCTTGCCCTCAACCCAGTACCTCCTGGTTAAAGCCTTCCCTTATTATATACATTAGTTTCACCTTTGTTATACATATGTCAACTTTTGTGTTCCGTAAAAGTTAAATATTCTAAGTACTTTAAAATACTATAAATGTCTTTGAAAGGAGGTAAAAGTATATGACAGACGAACACACTAGAAATGTTTTGAATCTGATTACAGCATTAGCCCAAATTAAATGGAAAGATCTCCAGAATACACTGCGCGATGTTGTAATAACATTCTTTAATCAAACTGCTGTTTACAAGGCAAGAGTTCAAAAAGGTGGGAGAATTAAAATTCCCGAAGAAGAAAGAAGTGCTTTGGGGTTAAATGAGGGAGATATTGTCCAAGTCATTCTTATTCCTCTAAAGGAGGGGAATAAGAATGAAAAGGGTAATAGCACTCTTGATTAGTCTCCTGTTTTTGAGCAATCCAGTAGTAGCATTTGACATCTTTGGGGACAATATACCCCCTCTTGTGGTGGAGGAAGACTTGATTCAAGGGACAATATTGGAGCCAATAATAGTGCATGAAGGCAGTCCATATTCTGTAGAAGTTCTTGTTGCAGATAACAGTGGAATTGAAAAGGTATCTCTTCTCTACAAGGTCAACAATGGAAACTGGCAGGAAGTCCAAATGAAAAAGGAGAGCTTACTAGGAGGACTAGAAGACTTGCTTAATATTTTCAACGTTCTTCCCATGACTTATAGCCGATATAAAGGGCAGATACCCTCTCAGCAGGCGGGTTCTGAAGTATGGTACAAAATAATCGCAACAGACAAAAGCGGTAACTCATTTGAAAGTGTTCCTAGATATTACATCGTTGATAATCCACAAGGAAAGAAAGTACTAATTGTAGACCCTTCATATCCTTCTTGGTACGGAAAGTCCTTAGTCCCTTGGATGCAGGAGTTATTAAACAATATTGAAGAGAATTATCCCCTAAAATCACCTATCAGGGCTAGGATACAAGAACTCTTAGAAAATATGACTCTTGCAAAAGAATACGAAGGATACTTGTTCCCGAAACACTATTGGAGTGTTCTTGCCAAAGATTACCAACTTAAGATAATTACCAAATTTGACTTCGAACAAATAACGTCCTTTGAGCCAAAAGTAGTTATCCTTTCTAATATCTGGCTTAATCCATGGGAACTCTCCTTAGACGAACAGAACAACCTTATAAGGTATCTGCGAGAGCATAACGGAGGACTTATAGTCACACATGGTAGTCTCCATGATTCAATTATCTATGAATCTCCAGAGAAGCAAGTA comes from Thermococcus litoralis DSM 5473 and encodes:
- the pyrG gene encoding glutamine hydrolyzing CTP synthase, with translation MAKFIFVTGGVVSGLGKGITSASLGMLMKSRGFRTTNIKIDPYINYDAGTMSPYQHGEVFVLDDGGEVDLDLGNYERFLDTNLTFDHNITTGKVYSTVIEKERRGDYLGATVQVIPHITNEIKERIRRIAEEYDVVVVEIGGTVGDIESMPFLEAARQMQLEEGRENVAFVHVTYVPKLKVVGEQKTKPTQHSVKELRSLGIQPDAIIARSEDPLEEGARKKISLFTNVPEEAVISAYDVEDTYEVPLLLEREGLGKYLTKRLGLEEREPELRAWEEMVRKYKGLKDEVEIAIVGKYVKLADSYLSIKEALKHSSVANDVKVKIRWIEAEDLEKEGFKLLEGVHGIIVPGGFGARGSEGKIMAIQYARENDIPFLGICFGFQLTVVEFARHVLGLEGANSTEINPQTPYPVVDLMPEQRGLDKLGGTMRLGAYPIKIKEGTLAHRLYGRELIYERHRHRWEVSPEYIERLEKAGLVFSGIAGDDERRMEILELPDKRYFIATQFHPEFKSRPMKPAPVFRGLVKAAKEMKG
- a CDS encoding tyrosine-type recombinase/integrase; this encodes MEHYEKWIETYFTSEHTQKTYLSALRQFHDKFGYMTTPDELLDAITTWIRDLRTEGYTPKTINNYVTAVLSYYRDQGIVIPEETWRRIRRRILPPSKPSTFDKAGSHDEWKRILTHMSLAGRSLFLFLLSTGCRIGEALQLKISDLDLEKDPPRAYIRPEYTKGGYGGRVVFFTYEARDAIEEWLKLRLILNKRAPKRYYIPKHGRYAYYTEKDDNRVWPISVSTAQAILWEALKRAGLDERDPRTGRRLIHIHSTRKFFRSNCGLPDALTHALMGHEGYLDRSYLRQNVERAGEEYKQIAIPRLTIFEKTTADKMEILKLIAKALGVNEERLDTVLEEHRGQGFYDIATAIGNLIKEEISKSAKKKEYAIVDEDELQFYLLNGWDLAKVLNDGRFLMVRA
- a CDS encoding DUF2244 domain-containing protein is translated as MIRALVKLMFSILIRVMLLLALPVLAFLKLGWGSDFLMVIIIYAQLLVIWRQAEIYERQNLLLLNQFEPSFSVRINDNMLIIENVSQNPAYDVGIVRVLREDGKPIPPEKWREYISFPEEYLIQCLSPKESGILSDFIDETYFFWKEY
- a CDS encoding type 2 periplasmic-binding domain-containing protein, with product MTDYILALPPRSGGTTMSLALGIHLGKVLYLNNRYANIEQACRNLEKLDLDPNFKGVLIMGQNRIEEIRQYYLKMPIYSQILTPADAIAFGMLENKHPYYLLLEWAKNSSITLTVPQIAWRDLSPDQYDVLIIDEDRTLDTFYPEDVELIKITISKFQFSIEIPILGLLDFIPNKIKKEYPEFLDWLNELAELKQNNNFWDYYNEAVQNGSSEPIIDALESLMEDIPEPPFTSWALDEKIRTAEELLRKGWKEEEYDVIRFFVASLFYLGYYLERHRKPPNGKIIYLVADRVLLFKDWLNGFKHIIIRGNDRGKAEAFFNALGRTKVGIIEDQNFRYARNFIVVHSDIFEVGKLLDSQNVPFLVFAGTKEIAEKVLQKFREIGIHNIELVDNLTPYEYIKECYMTGRSLVFYANSTISRGVDLPFYDVVLVYHFGFATPFEEITNPDLATETLINELEQSILRISPIPFYREESPKLVIFHSNIPKLRYLADRIFGVVEPSKLKTIIPFLSKVEKKEFKESLGKYLGFKETKISGRLYLLISPKIKSLNIGEILFYSVLMSQNPKIFKRVFLLGIRPEDLELWFRHIEGFEFRKWKELREDLRKVEKKKEKIEWFISFLKELDAFDEVGSGVNLRTGRHYRILKVKKFDKLKEGALLLL
- a CDS encoding helix-turn-helix domain-containing protein, translating into MARKFITTKEFAEMYGVKIGTVQAWCRNKRLKAIKLGKEWRIPLSELEKLGIKIDTGK
- a CDS encoding AbrB/MazE/SpoVT family DNA-binding domain-containing protein, with product MTDEHTRNVLNLITALAQIKWKDLQNTLRDVVITFFNQTAVYKARVQKGGRIKIPEEERSALGLNEGDIVQVILIPLKEGNKNEKGNSTLD